A region of Myxococcus stipitatus DSM 14675 DNA encodes the following proteins:
- a CDS encoding DUF1624 domain-containing protein: MSAPSTSSPPEVPLSAPVPPPDSLAIPQARRVVGIDALRGLVMVLMLVDHARVFFFHAQVGDPMALPATPPGLFFTRLSTHLCAPTFIVLTGVAAWLYGQRHGGPRAASGFLFKRGLFLVALEFTVVNFAWTFSFLTQTYYFQVIGAIGLSMVALSALLHLPRPALLAFALLVIFGHNLLDPIQFGAEEPGHALWALLHDSRDVPLPWGASITTAYPILPWIGVITLGFSVGPWFSSRVTPEARRQRLWLSAAVSLSLFVLLRLLNSYGEPLPWSTGATTLATVMSFINPTKYPPSLAFLLMTLGVGMVLFAGLDKAPRGLSATLAVFGAAPLFFYVLHLLLLNALHQLTRVLTGQGELSGLSNILSVWGLALVAVVPMWFACRAFLKVKARTASPWMSYL, encoded by the coding sequence ATGAGCGCCCCCTCCACGAGTTCGCCTCCCGAAGTCCCTCTCTCCGCGCCTGTTCCGCCTCCAGACAGCCTGGCCATCCCCCAGGCCCGGCGCGTCGTGGGCATCGATGCCCTGCGCGGACTGGTCATGGTGTTGATGCTCGTCGACCACGCGCGCGTGTTCTTCTTCCACGCGCAGGTCGGCGACCCCATGGCGCTGCCGGCCACGCCTCCCGGGCTCTTCTTCACTCGACTGTCCACGCACCTCTGCGCCCCGACCTTCATCGTCCTCACGGGCGTCGCCGCCTGGCTCTACGGACAGCGACATGGAGGGCCCCGCGCGGCCTCGGGCTTCCTGTTCAAGCGCGGCCTGTTCCTCGTGGCGCTCGAGTTCACCGTGGTCAACTTCGCCTGGACCTTCTCGTTCCTCACCCAGACGTATTACTTCCAGGTCATCGGGGCGATCGGCCTCTCGATGGTGGCGCTGTCCGCGCTGCTCCACCTGCCGCGCCCGGCCCTTCTGGCCTTCGCCCTGCTCGTCATCTTCGGGCACAACCTGCTCGACCCGATTCAGTTCGGAGCGGAGGAGCCCGGCCATGCCCTGTGGGCGCTCCTGCATGACAGCCGCGACGTCCCCTTGCCCTGGGGCGCGAGCATCACGACCGCGTATCCCATCCTCCCGTGGATAGGTGTCATCACCCTGGGCTTCTCGGTGGGGCCCTGGTTCTCGTCTCGAGTCACGCCGGAGGCGCGGCGCCAGCGGCTCTGGCTCTCGGCGGCGGTGTCCCTGTCCCTCTTCGTGCTGCTGCGGCTGCTCAACAGCTACGGAGAGCCCCTGCCCTGGTCCACGGGTGCGACGACGCTGGCGACCGTCATGTCGTTCATCAATCCCACCAAGTACCCCCCTTCACTCGCCTTCCTGCTCATGACGCTCGGCGTGGGCATGGTGCTCTTCGCGGGGTTGGACAAGGCGCCTCGTGGACTGAGCGCGACGCTGGCGGTGTTCGGCGCGGCGCCGCTGTTCTTCTACGTCCTCCACCTGCTCCTGCTGAACGCGCTCCATCAGCTCACGCGCGTCCTCACCGGCCAGGGTGAGCTGTCCGGCCTCTCGAACATCCTGTCGGTTTGGGGCCTCGCGCTCGTGGCCGTGGTCCCGATGTGGTTCGCCTGTCGTGCCTTCTTGAAAGTCAAAGCACGCACCGCCAGCCCTTGGATGAGCTATCTCTAG
- a CDS encoding helix-turn-helix transcriptional regulator has protein sequence MRRLNEAHELPAEGNTRASHLISGLLDILHATVGGLVTDCDFRPGGHGAFVAVTLEGWDSTTLPALQVLAREGSAFNPGLRALMQRCPATPSSLVTATRRELVMNRDWYGAPYIEEHLAPAHLDDALYTCLRMNEEAVVQGMGFYRARNERPFDEADRNLVHLFHAECGALLRPRTLEVDEALQARLSRRERQTLELLLRGMMDKEIAGQLGISPFTVNQYTKALYRRFGVHSRAALIARLLGQPRPTAAGVRTS, from the coding sequence GTGCGGCGACTCAACGAAGCACATGAGCTTCCAGCGGAGGGAAACACACGCGCGAGCCACCTCATCTCCGGGCTCCTGGACATCCTCCACGCGACGGTCGGTGGGCTGGTCACGGATTGCGACTTCCGTCCGGGAGGACACGGCGCCTTCGTGGCCGTCACCCTGGAGGGCTGGGACTCCACCACGCTGCCCGCGCTCCAGGTCCTGGCCCGCGAAGGAAGCGCGTTCAACCCTGGCCTTCGCGCGCTGATGCAGCGCTGTCCCGCGACACCGTCATCGCTGGTGACCGCGACGCGGCGCGAGCTGGTCATGAACAGGGACTGGTACGGCGCCCCGTACATCGAGGAGCACCTGGCCCCCGCGCACCTCGACGACGCGCTGTACACGTGCCTTCGGATGAACGAGGAAGCCGTGGTGCAGGGGATGGGGTTCTACCGCGCCCGGAACGAGCGCCCCTTCGATGAAGCGGACCGGAACCTCGTCCACCTGTTTCATGCCGAGTGCGGAGCGCTGCTCCGCCCGCGCACACTCGAGGTCGACGAGGCCCTCCAAGCCCGCCTCTCCCGCCGCGAGCGCCAGACGCTGGAGCTGCTCTTGCGAGGGATGATGGACAAGGAGATCGCCGGACAGCTCGGCATCAGCCCATTCACCGTGAATCAGTACACGAAGGCGCTCTACCGCCGTTTTGGCGTGCACTCACGGGCCGCGCTCATCGCCCGCCTGCTCGGCCAGCCAAGGCCCACGGCAGCGGGGGTACGGACTTCGTGA
- a CDS encoding DUF6929 family protein — MIRTTPRRTLTLASPESPGRPAHVSAASGLVRVGEWLHVIADDSLHLATFPAKGDAPGHLSRLFEGLLPDEPQARKAAKPDLETLCLLPPLADAPHGALLALPSGSAPARMRGALLTLDAAGAVVGEARGVDCSALYQQLSREFGTLNIEGAAVVGNRLRLLQRGNGDAGVDALVDLDRERALRGVEVGALGPEVVRTTRRWELGRAGGVRLSFTDASPLPDGRMVFTATAEDTRDTYADGPIKGSAVGLLAQDGTPLFLDGVDAKVKLEGVDARVEGGRVHLLLVADADDPAVAAPLMEAVLDVAA; from the coding sequence ATGATTCGCACCACCCCGCGGCGCACCCTCACCCTCGCGAGCCCCGAGTCTCCGGGCCGCCCCGCGCATGTCTCCGCCGCCAGCGGACTGGTGCGCGTGGGTGAGTGGCTGCACGTCATCGCGGATGACTCGCTGCACCTGGCCACGTTCCCCGCGAAGGGAGACGCTCCGGGGCACCTCTCGCGGCTGTTCGAGGGTCTGCTTCCCGACGAGCCCCAGGCACGCAAGGCGGCGAAGCCGGACCTGGAGACGCTGTGCCTGCTGCCGCCCCTGGCCGATGCGCCTCACGGGGCGCTGCTCGCGCTGCCGTCGGGGTCCGCTCCCGCGCGCATGCGAGGCGCGCTGCTCACGCTGGACGCGGCGGGCGCGGTCGTGGGCGAGGCGCGCGGCGTGGACTGCTCCGCGCTGTATCAGCAGCTCTCGCGCGAGTTCGGCACGCTCAACATCGAGGGCGCCGCCGTCGTCGGCAACCGGCTGCGGCTGTTGCAGCGGGGCAATGGCGACGCGGGCGTGGATGCCCTGGTGGACCTGGACCGCGAGCGCGCGCTGCGCGGAGTCGAGGTCGGCGCGCTGGGCCCCGAGGTGGTGCGGACGACGCGTCGCTGGGAGCTGGGCCGCGCGGGCGGAGTGCGACTGTCCTTCACGGATGCGTCGCCGCTGCCGGATGGACGCATGGTCTTCACCGCGACAGCCGAGGACACGCGCGACACCTACGCCGACGGCCCCATCAAGGGCTCCGCGGTGGGCCTGCTGGCGCAGGATGGGACGCCGCTGTTCCTGGATGGCGTGGACGCGAAGGTGAAGCTGGAGGGCGTCGACGCGCGAGTGGAAGGGGGCCGCGTGCACCTGCTGCTGGTGGCGGACGCGGATGACCCCGCGGTGGCGGCGCCGCTGATGGAGGCGGTGCTGGACGTGGCGGCGTAG
- the mgtE gene encoding magnesium transporter gives MMDSPHSASLSMEELHEAWPVLSIDERLEGFRLLPSSVADDFFLGLSAREQAELILHLPTSERRTWVRLLPPDDLADLVQALEPEQAEALLSQLDDASRREVNVLLAYAEDDAGGLMNPRFARVRPDMTIDEAIGYLRKQAREKVETVYYAYALDAEQRLQGVLSLRQLFQAASDKKVADVMQHDVITVSENTDQEVVSQLFTEHGFMALPVLDEQNRMKGIVTVDDIVDVVQEEATEDIQKVGGMEALEAPYFEVGFFGMLKKRIGWLLVLFLGQMLTATAMSSFEGAIERAVVLSLFVPLIISSGGNSGSQASTLIIRALALGEMRLKDWWRVARREVLSGLVLGIVLGAVGLGRIMVWQSMSGAYGDHAFLLGCAVALSVVGVVTFGTLAGSMLPLVLRRFGFDPASASAPFVATLVDVSGVVIYFSVASLLLRGTLL, from the coding sequence ATGATGGACAGCCCTCACAGCGCCTCGCTCTCCATGGAAGAGCTCCATGAGGCGTGGCCGGTGCTCTCCATCGACGAGCGCCTGGAGGGCTTCCGACTGCTTCCGTCCTCGGTGGCGGATGACTTCTTCCTGGGTCTGTCCGCGCGCGAGCAGGCGGAGCTCATCCTCCACCTGCCGACCTCCGAGCGGCGGACGTGGGTGCGGCTGCTGCCCCCGGACGACCTGGCGGACCTGGTGCAGGCCCTGGAGCCGGAGCAGGCCGAGGCCCTGCTCTCGCAGCTCGACGACGCCAGCCGTCGTGAAGTCAACGTGCTCCTGGCCTACGCGGAGGACGACGCCGGTGGTCTGATGAATCCGCGCTTCGCCCGGGTGCGGCCGGACATGACCATCGACGAGGCCATCGGCTACCTGCGCAAGCAAGCGCGGGAGAAGGTGGAGACCGTCTACTACGCCTACGCGCTGGACGCCGAGCAGCGCCTGCAGGGTGTGCTCTCCCTGCGCCAGCTCTTCCAGGCCGCCAGCGACAAGAAGGTCGCGGACGTCATGCAGCACGACGTCATCACGGTGTCGGAGAACACGGACCAGGAAGTGGTGAGCCAGCTCTTCACCGAGCACGGCTTCATGGCCCTCCCGGTGCTCGACGAGCAGAACCGGATGAAGGGTATCGTCACGGTCGACGACATCGTCGACGTCGTCCAGGAAGAGGCCACCGAGGACATCCAGAAGGTCGGCGGTATGGAGGCCCTGGAGGCTCCCTACTTCGAGGTCGGCTTCTTCGGCATGTTGAAGAAGCGCATCGGCTGGCTGCTCGTCCTCTTCCTCGGGCAGATGCTCACCGCCACGGCCATGAGCAGCTTCGAGGGCGCCATCGAGCGCGCGGTGGTGCTCAGCCTCTTCGTGCCCCTCATCATCTCGTCGGGCGGGAACTCCGGCAGCCAGGCGTCCACGCTCATCATCCGCGCGCTGGCGCTGGGTGAGATGCGATTGAAGGACTGGTGGCGCGTGGCTCGGCGCGAGGTGCTGTCCGGGCTGGTGCTGGGCATCGTCCTGGGCGCGGTCGGCCTGGGCCGCATCATGGTGTGGCAGTCGATGTCGGGCGCCTATGGCGACCATGCCTTCCTGCTGGGCTGCGCGGTGGCGCTGTCCGTGGTGGGCGTGGTGACGTTCGGCACGCTGGCGGGCTCCATGCTGCCCCTGGTGCTGCGCCGCTTCGGCTTCGACCCCGCCAGTGCCTCCGCGCCCTTCGTCGCCACGCTGGTGGACGTCAGCGGCGTCGTCATCTACTTCAGCGTCGCCAGCCTGTTGCTGCGCGGAACATTGCTCTGA